One part of the Paroedura picta isolate Pp20150507F chromosome 5, Ppicta_v3.0, whole genome shotgun sequence genome encodes these proteins:
- the LOC143837397 gene encoding cAMP-dependent protein kinase inhibitor beta-like, protein MTEVEPVLDFASSGRTGRRNALPDILGSPAGVTPTDLPLKLAEMSLDADRSQEMKSPATEVPPQALQSPELKDTS, encoded by the exons ATGACTGAGGTGGAGCCTGTGCTGGACTTTGCATCATCTGGCCGCACTGGCCGCAGGAATGCCTTGCCTGACATCTTGGGCTCGCCCGCTGGGGTCACCCCTACGGACTTACCACTGAAACTGGCAGAAATGTCTCTGGATGCAG acagGTCTCAAGAAATGAAGTCGCCGGCTACAGAGGTACctccacaggccctgcagagtCCAGAGCTGAAAGATACCTCCTAA